The Flavobacterium piscisymbiosum genome includes a region encoding these proteins:
- a CDS encoding SDR family oxidoreductase, which translates to MNLSNNKILITGGASGIGLGLTERFIQENNTVIICGRRESVLNEVKAKFPTVITKVCDLAIEAERVALYEWITENHPDLNVLINNAGIQKWVSVTDADFYESMKSELATNIEAPLHLTSLFIQLNSLNTVMNVTSGLALSPFAKVPVYSATKAFFRSFTLSLRHMLKAKNIEVIEIIPPALNTDLGGVGLHDAHPSVSDFIESIFEQLKEGKDELTFGTSATRINASVPELKASFNALHGN; encoded by the coding sequence ATGAACTTATCAAACAACAAAATTCTAATAACAGGTGGTGCAAGCGGTATCGGACTTGGACTAACCGAAAGATTTATTCAGGAAAACAATACCGTAATTATTTGCGGTCGACGTGAATCTGTTTTGAATGAAGTGAAAGCAAAATTTCCAACTGTAATTACAAAAGTTTGCGATCTTGCCATCGAAGCTGAACGCGTAGCACTTTACGAATGGATTACGGAAAATCATCCTGACTTAAATGTTTTAATCAACAACGCAGGAATTCAAAAATGGGTTTCGGTTACCGATGCTGACTTTTATGAGAGCATGAAATCAGAATTGGCTACTAATATTGAAGCTCCTTTACATTTAACATCACTTTTTATTCAGTTAAACTCACTGAATACCGTAATGAATGTAACATCAGGATTGGCGCTTTCTCCTTTTGCAAAAGTTCCGGTTTATTCGGCTACAAAAGCTTTTTTTCGCTCGTTTACTTTATCACTTCGCCATATGCTGAAAGCAAAAAATATTGAAGTAATCGAAATTATTCCGCCAGCTTTGAATACAGATTTGGGAGGTGTTGGTTTGCACGACGCACATCCAAGCGTAAGTGATTTTATAGAATCTATTTTCGAACAATTAAAAGAAGGAAAAGACGAACTTACTTTCGGAACCAGTGCAACAAGAATAAACGCAAGTGTACCGGAATTAAAAGCGTCGTTTAATGCATTACATGGGAATTAA
- a CDS encoding SDR family oxidoreductase, translated as MAVNTKIALVTGGSRGLGKNMAIAIAKKGIDVIITYNSKKDEADAVVKEIEALGQKAASLQLNVADSGTFDGFFTNVSEVLKSTFKTDKFDFLVNNAGIGIHNSFIGTTEAEFDQLTNIQFKGPFFLTQKALNILNDGGGIVNISTGLARFSFPGYAAYAAMKGAIETLTKYQAKELGARKIRVNVVAPGAIETDFGGGVVRDNEQMNQQIASVTALGRVGLPDDIGGVVAFLCTEEARWVNAQRIEVSGGMML; from the coding sequence ATGGCAGTAAATACAAAAATAGCTCTTGTTACAGGTGGTAGCAGAGGTTTAGGAAAAAACATGGCAATCGCAATTGCAAAAAAAGGAATCGATGTTATCATTACATACAACAGTAAAAAAGACGAAGCTGATGCTGTTGTAAAAGAAATCGAAGCATTAGGTCAAAAAGCAGCTTCATTACAATTAAACGTGGCTGATTCAGGTACTTTTGATGGTTTTTTCACCAATGTTTCAGAAGTTTTAAAAAGCACTTTTAAAACTGATAAATTCGATTTCCTTGTCAACAACGCAGGAATCGGAATTCACAATTCATTCATTGGAACAACAGAAGCTGAATTTGATCAATTGACTAATATTCAATTCAAAGGGCCTTTTTTCCTGACTCAAAAAGCATTGAATATCCTCAATGATGGTGGTGGAATCGTGAATATTTCAACTGGTTTGGCTCGTTTTTCATTTCCGGGTTATGCCGCTTACGCAGCTATGAAAGGTGCAATTGAAACTTTGACAAAATATCAGGCAAAAGAATTAGGCGCAAGAAAAATCAGAGTAAATGTTGTCGCTCCAGGCGCTATAGAAACTGATTTTGGCGGTGGTGTTGTTCGTGATAATGAGCAAATGAACCAACAAATAGCATCAGTAACGGCTTTAGGAAGAGTTGGTTTACCTGATGATATTGGCGGTGTTGTTGCCTTTTTATGTACCGAAGAAGCACGTTGGGTAAACGCTCAGCGTATTGAGGTTTCTGGCGGAATGATGCTTTAA
- a CDS encoding DUF4386 domain-containing protein produces MKFSFKNFESSPQLYARIAGILYLVIILMGIGAEALVRNKLFVSGDANATANNIMHADFLWKMGITADLIMHICDLPVMIILYYLLKPVSKKLALLNLSFNLIQTAVLVLNKLNLLAALFFLGDAEYLKSFTPDQLHTLSYLSIKLHDFGFGIGLIFFGFVCLLEGYLIFRSVYFPKTIGVLMSVAGICYLTNSFVLILAPQFSSIALLMPCLLAELSFSLWLIFKGVNLSIWKQKVA; encoded by the coding sequence ATGAAATTTAGTTTTAAGAATTTCGAAAGTTCACCACAACTTTATGCCCGTATAGCCGGAATATTATATCTGGTTATTATTCTGATGGGAATTGGTGCTGAAGCTCTTGTTAGAAATAAACTTTTTGTTTCCGGAGATGCCAATGCGACTGCAAACAATATAATGCACGCTGACTTTTTATGGAAAATGGGAATTACAGCTGATCTGATCATGCATATTTGCGATTTGCCTGTAATGATCATTCTGTATTACCTTTTAAAACCGGTAAGTAAAAAACTGGCCTTGCTTAATTTATCTTTTAATTTGATACAAACTGCAGTTTTGGTACTCAATAAGTTAAATCTTTTAGCTGCATTATTCTTTTTGGGAGATGCAGAATATCTTAAATCTTTTACGCCGGATCAGTTGCATACACTGTCTTATCTTTCGATCAAACTGCACGACTTTGGTTTCGGCATTGGATTGATCTTTTTTGGTTTTGTATGTCTTCTTGAAGGATATTTAATTTTTAGATCAGTATACTTTCCTAAAACAATTGGCGTTTTAATGTCAGTTGCAGGAATATGTTATTTAACGAACAGTTTTGTATTAATACTTGCACCACAATTTTCTAGTATAGCCTTATTAATGCCATGTTTACTTGCCGAATTATCATTCAGCTTGTGGCTTATTTTTAAAG